One part of the Bacteroidia bacterium genome encodes these proteins:
- a CDS encoding APC family permease, whose product MTTTSTSGLSRRLGLVGLAATGICSMLGASVYVVPFMIQRNVPGIGPYVLYAFLFAALPALLAAFAYALLSSSMPRAGGSYIFASRGLHPYLGFVASFSQWFGLSIAIGVISYIIVPFLRDTAAAMELNEIAESLEMPIVRLILALVLLWTFVGINIRGLKSYERTLIPLMILMFVLGAVVIFAALHFSHEDFSRELLEHEGRTIPDQVASFNFSTFLTAAALLFSSFIGFDSIAQAGGEAKNPSRNLPLAIAIAILGVGTYYFLFTAAIYQAVPWSFVAEEAMTKDISAPGLLSYLLSPGWSVLIIGGAAIALINDLPAMLLSVSRLMFAWSEDGIFPKSVSRIHPKNQTPVNALILSGVMASIGIMGSHWAGDFFLGIDIMVTSMLVNFLLMCVTVISLPKRNPDIAKGMDKLSPRRIQGLIATGGILLLTLFLFVHIRKDLTAELDAWYFHSTYAWLIVMGLASLIYVYKIRQMKAAGENIQEKFRNLPKE is encoded by the coding sequence ATGACTACAACATCTACTAGCGGCTTAAGTCGCCGTCTGGGACTAGTGGGACTTGCCGCAACGGGCATTTGCTCCATGTTGGGAGCCTCCGTTTATGTGGTGCCCTTTATGATCCAGCGCAATGTGCCCGGAATAGGCCCCTATGTACTTTATGCCTTTTTATTCGCAGCACTTCCCGCCCTGCTGGCAGCCTTTGCCTATGCATTACTCTCCTCCTCCATGCCGCGTGCCGGAGGAAGCTATATCTTTGCCAGTCGAGGCCTACATCCTTATTTGGGCTTTGTTGCGAGTTTTTCTCAATGGTTTGGACTTTCCATCGCAATTGGTGTGATCTCCTATATCATAGTTCCCTTTCTGCGGGATACTGCAGCAGCTATGGAACTGAACGAAATAGCAGAAAGTCTGGAAATGCCTATCGTAAGACTTATCCTTGCATTAGTACTACTCTGGACTTTTGTAGGCATCAATATCCGAGGCTTGAAATCCTATGAAAGAACCCTCATCCCTTTGATGATCCTTATGTTTGTTTTGGGAGCAGTGGTGATCTTTGCTGCTCTGCATTTTTCTCACGAAGATTTCTCAAGAGAACTCCTCGAGCATGAAGGCAGAACAATTCCCGACCAGGTTGCCAGTTTCAATTTCTCTACCTTCCTGACTGCGGCGGCTCTCCTCTTCTCTTCTTTCATTGGTTTTGACAGTATCGCCCAGGCTGGAGGAGAAGCAAAGAATCCCTCCCGCAATCTCCCCCTTGCGATTGCGATTGCCATTCTCGGCGTGGGCACTTATTATTTTCTTTTTACAGCAGCCATTTATCAAGCTGTTCCCTGGTCTTTTGTAGCAGAAGAAGCCATGACAAAAGACATAAGTGCACCGGGCCTCCTGAGTTATTTGCTATCTCCGGGATGGTCAGTGCTCATCATTGGAGGAGCAGCCATAGCTCTGATCAATGATTTACCCGCTATGCTCCTTTCCGTCTCCCGTTTGATGTTCGCCTGGTCCGAAGATGGAATTTTCCCGAAATCTGTTTCCCGCATTCACCCCAAAAACCAGACACCTGTCAATGCCTTGATCCTAAGTGGAGTCATGGCTAGTATCGGAATCATGGGAAGTCATTGGGCAGGAGATTTCTTCCTGGGTATAGACATCATGGTTACGTCCATGCTCGTCAATTTTCTCCTGATGTGTGTTACAGTTATTAGCCTTCCCAAACGAAATCCTGACATAGCCAAAGGAATGGATAAACTGAGTCCGAGAAGGATTCAAGGCTTGATTGCCACCGGAGGTATTTTGCTACTGACTTTATTCCTTTTTGTCCATATAAGAAAAGATCTCACTGCCGAACTGGATGCCTGGTATTTTCACTCAACTTATGCCTGGCTGATCGTGATGGGACTGGCCTCTTTGATTTACGTTTATAAAATCAGGCAGATGAAAGCTGCCGGTGAAAATATTCAGGAGAAATTCCGCAATTTGCCTAAAGAATAA
- a CDS encoding carboxylesterase family protein, which translates to MKTTLCIPFLLISLAMYAQPDRDYDLILEVKQGKLKGSYDSGIHSFKGIPFAQPPVGELRWKAPQEPLPWEGVKEVNKFGPRAMQRAFFDDMNFRSDGMSEDCLYLNVWTPAQKGDEKLPVLVYFYGGGLFTGDGSEYRYDGESMARKGIISITVNYRLNVFGFLSHPQLSEETAYAGSGNYGFMDQWKALEWIHENIAVFGGDPEKITIAGESAGSVSVCALMASPVSKDLLAGAIGSSGSIMGTLGAVEMKEGEKVGKQFQEKIGVNSLEDLRALSAEDILAATAQMNPVAFAPTIDGYFFPTSVYKIFEAREQAKIPLLLGWNSQEGYYPSVFQGKEPSLENYKAALEKMYPGKGQEAFQAYFARNEEEVKQVASDLAGDNFTGYSTWKWGEMHAKSGQAVFQYFYKHPRPTLDENSPKGAVHSAEIEYAMGNLPTNKVYAWTDDDYQLSSIFQSYYFNFVSQGDPNGLGLPIWPAKNKGEIPYVLQLDVNTKVEKEINRERYLFLDKMYEER; encoded by the coding sequence ATGAAAACTACACTTTGCATCCCTTTTTTATTGATTAGCCTGGCTATGTATGCCCAGCCGGATAGAGATTATGACCTGATTCTGGAAGTTAAACAAGGCAAACTCAAAGGCAGCTATGATTCCGGTATCCATAGCTTCAAGGGAATTCCCTTTGCGCAGCCACCTGTAGGTGAACTTCGATGGAAAGCTCCTCAGGAGCCTCTGCCCTGGGAAGGGGTAAAAGAGGTCAATAAATTTGGGCCAAGAGCAATGCAAAGAGCCTTTTTCGATGATATGAATTTCCGTTCAGATGGGATGAGTGAAGACTGTTTGTATTTGAATGTTTGGACGCCTGCCCAAAAAGGAGATGAAAAGCTTCCGGTTTTGGTCTATTTCTATGGGGGAGGCTTGTTTACAGGAGATGGCTCAGAGTATAGATATGATGGGGAAAGTATGGCTCGCAAGGGCATCATTTCCATTACCGTAAACTATCGACTCAATGTGTTTGGCTTCCTTTCTCATCCCCAGCTGAGTGAAGAAACTGCTTATGCCGGTTCCGGTAATTATGGTTTTATGGATCAGTGGAAAGCATTGGAATGGATCCATGAAAATATAGCAGTATTTGGAGGCGATCCTGAAAAAATCACCATAGCTGGAGAGTCTGCGGGATCTGTTTCGGTTTGTGCACTTATGGCTTCTCCTGTCTCCAAAGATCTACTAGCTGGAGCGATTGGTTCCAGTGGTTCGATTATGGGTACCCTGGGAGCTGTTGAGATGAAGGAGGGGGAAAAAGTCGGGAAGCAGTTTCAGGAGAAAATAGGGGTAAATTCTCTGGAGGACTTAAGAGCTTTATCTGCTGAAGACATATTGGCTGCTACTGCTCAAATGAATCCCGTTGCTTTTGCTCCGACCATTGATGGATATTTCTTCCCAACCTCTGTCTACAAAATATTTGAAGCCAGAGAACAGGCGAAAATTCCGCTTTTGTTGGGGTGGAACTCACAAGAAGGATACTATCCCTCTGTTTTTCAGGGGAAAGAACCTAGCCTTGAAAATTATAAGGCTGCTTTGGAGAAGATGTATCCGGGGAAAGGGCAGGAAGCCTTTCAGGCTTATTTTGCACGTAATGAAGAAGAAGTGAAGCAAGTAGCTTCTGATTTGGCCGGAGATAACTTTACCGGATATAGTACCTGGAAGTGGGGCGAAATGCATGCAAAAAGTGGGCAGGCTGTCTTTCAGTATTTCTACAAACATCCTCGTCCGACTTTGGATGAAAATTCACCTAAAGGAGCCGTTCACTCTGCAGAGATCGAATATGCCATGGGCAATTTGCCGACCAATAAAGTCTATGCATGGACCGATGATGATTATCAACTTTCTTCCATTTTTCAAAGCTACTATTTCAACTTTGTTTCTCAAGGTGATCCCAATGGACTGGGACTTCCCATTTGGCCTGCAAAAAATAAAGGAGAAATACCTTATGTCTTGCAATTGGATGTGAATACCAAGGTTGAAAAAGAAATTAATCGCGAGCGCTATCTTTTTCTGGATAAGATGTATGAAGAGAGGTAA
- a CDS encoding ATP-dependent 6-phosphofructokinase, whose translation MLPKDFHVKTLGPCKVKSPITLSKKQGDRIFNFVEESEKVLFDVVWDDRNSNSNGKSKEPLFMERAGPREKIYFDPSKTTVAIVTCGGLCPGINNVIRSLVMGLYYRYGVRKIYGVQYGYKGFIPEFGFPFMELNPDAVTDIHQFGGTLLGSSRGKQDVSVIVDCLERHGINILFTIGGDGTLTGAMKICEEIERRGLKISVAGVPKTIDNDINHIEKTFGFETSFTIASPIIRDAHNEAKGAFNGVAIIKLMGRDSGFIAANAALAMPEVNFVLVPEMEFDLHGEKGLLEIVRKRLESKHHCVIVVAEGAGQFLFEDQGREVDKSGNILHKDIGIFLKEEILAYFKELEMEINVKYIDPSYIIRSAPATPSDSIFCNKLGLNAVHGAMAGKTGFVVGRRNNKFVYLPIDLVTAERKKIDLEGDLWLNVLETTGQPMSMKNALLKKKAKA comes from the coding sequence ATGCTACCTAAAGACTTCCACGTCAAAACCCTGGGCCCATGCAAGGTCAAATCTCCCATTACCTTGTCCAAAAAGCAGGGAGATAGAATCTTCAATTTCGTCGAAGAAAGTGAAAAAGTACTCTTTGATGTGGTTTGGGATGATAGAAACAGCAATTCAAATGGGAAGAGCAAGGAACCTCTGTTTATGGAGCGAGCTGGTCCCAGAGAAAAAATCTATTTCGATCCTTCTAAAACCACCGTTGCAATTGTTACCTGCGGAGGACTCTGTCCTGGCATCAACAATGTAATCCGGAGTTTGGTGATGGGACTTTATTATCGCTATGGGGTACGGAAAATCTATGGAGTCCAATACGGATACAAAGGTTTTATCCCCGAATTTGGATTTCCTTTTATGGAACTCAATCCAGATGCGGTTACGGATATTCATCAATTTGGAGGCACCCTGCTGGGCTCATCGAGGGGGAAACAGGATGTAAGCGTAATCGTTGACTGCCTGGAGCGTCATGGGATCAATATCCTTTTTACCATAGGAGGAGATGGTACGCTGACAGGAGCGATGAAGATTTGTGAAGAAATTGAAAGACGGGGATTGAAAATTTCTGTCGCGGGTGTACCCAAAACCATAGACAATGATATCAATCATATAGAAAAGACCTTTGGATTTGAAACATCCTTTACCATCGCCAGTCCGATAATCCGCGATGCTCATAATGAAGCGAAAGGAGCCTTCAATGGAGTAGCGATTATCAAACTTATGGGGAGAGATTCAGGCTTTATTGCGGCGAATGCAGCATTGGCCATGCCAGAGGTAAACTTTGTTCTGGTCCCGGAAATGGAGTTCGACCTACATGGAGAAAAGGGCCTACTGGAGATTGTGCGAAAGCGATTGGAGAGCAAACATCATTGTGTGATTGTGGTAGCGGAAGGTGCAGGACAATTTCTATTCGAAGATCAGGGGCGAGAAGTAGACAAATCCGGAAACATCCTACATAAAGATATCGGCATCTTCCTCAAGGAAGAGATCCTTGCCTATTTTAAGGAGCTTGAAATGGAGATCAATGTAAAGTACATAGATCCCAGTTACATCATTAGAAGTGCCCCTGCGACCCCTAGCGATAGTATATTTTGTAATAAGCTCGGTTTGAATGCCGTACATGGGGCTATGGCAGGCAAGACGGGATTTGTAGTGGGTAGGCGAAATAATAAGTTTGTGTACTTGCCCATTGACCTGGTTACCGCAGAACGGAAGAAGATCGATCTGGAAGGGGATCTTTGGCTAAATGTGCTGGAAACAACCGGTCAACCGATGAGCATGAAGAATGCTCTCTTAAAAAAGAAGGCCAAGGCCTGA
- a CDS encoding sigma-70 family RNA polymerase sigma factor, whose product MDQEEKFVQIIRENEGIIYKVSSIYAQAREDRLDLYQEIVLQLWKAWKKYRGEAKVSTWMYRVAMNTGITYIRKQKKRAKQVELNAQLLNQGENFDPALEERMNLLYRHIESLGKLDKGLILLYLEDRNYEEIAEITGLSKSNVGTRISRIKQKLKNQMLKQT is encoded by the coding sequence ATGGATCAGGAAGAAAAATTTGTACAGATAATTCGAGAGAATGAGGGCATCATTTACAAGGTCTCGAGCATCTACGCTCAGGCCCGAGAGGATCGCCTTGATCTGTACCAGGAGATCGTTTTGCAGTTGTGGAAAGCATGGAAGAAATATAGAGGTGAGGCGAAAGTAAGTACCTGGATGTATAGGGTAGCCATGAATACAGGCATTACCTATATCCGGAAGCAGAAAAAGAGAGCGAAACAGGTCGAGCTGAATGCACAATTGTTGAATCAGGGAGAGAATTTTGATCCAGCCCTGGAGGAGCGGATGAATCTTTTGTATCGCCACATTGAGAGTCTGGGGAAATTGGATAAAGGTTTGATCCTGCTTTATCTGGAAGATCGGAACTATGAAGAGATTGCAGAGATCACCGGTTTAAGTAAAAGTAATGTGGGGACTCGAATCTCCCGAATTAAACAAAAACTCAAAAACCAAATGCTAAAACAGACATAG
- a CDS encoding aldo/keto reductase — protein sequence MSLPKIELAPGLSISPIVNGLWQIADMERDGKELDLAKAATAMQKYLDQGMCSFDMADHYGSAELISGLFREALGNKKAVQLFTKWVPEPGPSSREKVRSAIERSLKRMKSESLDLLQYHAWNYADPAWLDDLYYLEELKREGLIQHLGLTNFDAAHLNMVLKSGIEVVSNQVCFSLLDQRAAGAMSQVCEKHGVKLLAFGTLAGGFFAEKWLGKTDPGIDNLETWSQMKYRRFIEESGGWDNFQALLKILNEIAQNHGYSIPQIASAYILQQKAVAGVIVGVRLGRDKYLDANKKIAELRFTEEDIQKIEAHLSQQRTIPGDCGDEYRKPPFLTASGDLSHHLESFPAPYEVIEVDGDRSKVLSGTIWEDLAGFSRATKKGNRILISGTTATHGKEVIGGNDPLAQTQFVIDKIEGAIQSFGGRLEDVVRTRVYIQNMKDWEVISRVHGDRFRHIQPANTLIRADIIGGEYLVEIEAEAVLS from the coding sequence ATGTCCTTACCCAAAATAGAACTGGCTCCCGGCTTATCCATCTCTCCTATTGTCAATGGCCTTTGGCAGATTGCAGATATGGAAAGAGATGGAAAAGAGCTTGATCTGGCGAAAGCAGCCACAGCTATGCAAAAGTACCTGGATCAAGGCATGTGCAGTTTTGACATGGCAGATCATTATGGTTCTGCGGAACTAATTTCAGGTTTATTCAGAGAGGCTTTGGGGAATAAAAAAGCGGTTCAGCTTTTTACCAAATGGGTTCCGGAACCGGGCCCTTCTTCTAGAGAAAAGGTTCGTTCAGCCATTGAGCGCTCTTTAAAACGGATGAAAAGTGAAAGCCTGGACCTGCTGCAATATCATGCCTGGAATTATGCGGATCCTGCCTGGCTGGATGATCTTTATTATTTAGAAGAATTAAAGCGGGAAGGCCTGATCCAACATTTGGGCCTGACCAATTTTGATGCAGCCCACCTCAATATGGTGCTTAAAAGCGGAATTGAAGTAGTTTCCAATCAGGTATGTTTTTCTTTATTGGACCAAAGAGCAGCCGGAGCCATGAGTCAGGTTTGCGAAAAACATGGGGTGAAGTTATTGGCCTTCGGAACTTTGGCAGGTGGATTTTTTGCCGAAAAGTGGCTGGGGAAAACCGACCCGGGGATAGATAATCTGGAGACCTGGTCCCAAATGAAGTATCGGCGATTCATCGAAGAGTCCGGAGGATGGGACAACTTTCAAGCCCTCTTAAAAATTCTAAACGAAATTGCCCAGAATCATGGCTATAGTATTCCTCAGATTGCCAGTGCTTATATCCTACAGCAAAAAGCTGTAGCAGGAGTGATTGTTGGAGTACGATTAGGCAGGGATAAATATTTGGATGCAAATAAGAAAATCGCTGAACTAAGATTTACTGAAGAGGATATCCAGAAAATTGAAGCGCATCTTTCTCAGCAAAGGACCATTCCCGGAGATTGTGGAGATGAATACCGAAAACCTCCTTTCCTCACAGCATCCGGCGACCTGAGTCATCATCTCGAATCCTTTCCGGCTCCATATGAAGTCATCGAAGTCGATGGAGACAGAAGCAAAGTCCTAAGTGGAACCATCTGGGAAGACCTTGCTGGCTTCAGTCGCGCTACAAAAAAAGGAAATCGCATACTGATCTCCGGTACTACTGCCACCCATGGCAAAGAAGTCATAGGAGGAAATGATCCCCTTGCTCAAACGCAATTTGTTATCGATAAAATCGAAGGAGCTATTCAGTCCTTTGGCGGAAGGCTGGAAGATGTCGTTAGAACACGCGTTTACATTCAGAACATGAAGGATTGGGAAGTAATCTCTCGTGTCCATGGAGATCGCTTTCGCCATATCCAACCCGCCAATACCCTGATCCGGGCAGATATCATAGGAGGAGAATATTTAGTAGAGATTGAAGCAGAGGCTGTGCTTTCTTAA
- a CDS encoding T9SS type A sorting domain-containing protein, which produces MKTLLTTGQLAFLLGYLFCIQCFPLQAQEVRTDSVLFFQFQSPNDSLISEKEVCTYSNYASGSVCYNFASCISSRWDPFNRSWTPIAKKEEKIEENGQRRFVTYSQWSQAENRWVNSWKDLSYESPEIEWKERYEWDAISKIWLKLNEDYIYFNKSRQVILNESKYYQKDGNTWTGARVAFKYDTNGYQAERIDANWSEEFEKWIFDRKTENERDQDGRVLYERIFAWEEDTESWRNFWINERNYTTEGRILRNVGTQIPSGFRFIEDYSYNNQGEELLYQSFSQAPGSSNVIAEERRESLFDTDNNLILRESFSWNPDSSSWMLENKDEYTYDQNSREIRKVEYRSNFGNSPLRLERVYEREYTLEGELAQLQNFTYDDQQNIRDGMRFSYEYDTEGRRIANIVWRWDRELEEFHPSRKNENPYNDEGSVEYYAAFDWDRVEEKWVGFSMVGFTNDPQAPIGRLFRGIWNPISESWFINQITYTYRGSCRQEEALRAPTSELSFYPNPVQDGKLSLDMPFDKSYDFELMDLQGRIIKEGAVKGPFAIIDLDKASTGVYLIRFRSGEEEILERIMIQNP; this is translated from the coding sequence ATGAAAACTCTTCTAACTACAGGACAGTTAGCCTTTTTATTAGGCTATCTATTTTGTATACAATGCTTTCCCCTACAGGCACAGGAAGTCCGGACAGACTCTGTTCTCTTTTTCCAATTCCAGTCCCCCAATGATTCTCTGATCTCCGAGAAAGAGGTATGTACCTATAGCAATTATGCTTCCGGAAGTGTTTGCTACAATTTTGCGAGCTGCATAAGCTCGAGATGGGATCCTTTCAACAGAAGCTGGACCCCGATAGCAAAAAAAGAAGAAAAAATTGAAGAAAATGGACAAAGAAGATTTGTTACTTATTCTCAATGGAGCCAGGCTGAAAACCGATGGGTCAATAGCTGGAAAGATCTCTCTTATGAAAGCCCTGAAATCGAATGGAAAGAGCGATACGAATGGGACGCAATTAGCAAGATCTGGCTTAAACTGAATGAGGATTATATATACTTCAACAAATCCAGGCAAGTAATACTGAATGAAAGTAAGTATTATCAAAAGGACGGAAATACCTGGACGGGCGCTAGAGTAGCATTTAAATACGACACAAATGGCTATCAGGCAGAACGTATCGATGCTAATTGGTCAGAAGAGTTTGAAAAATGGATCTTCGATAGAAAGACCGAAAATGAGAGAGATCAGGACGGGAGAGTACTTTATGAAAGGATATTTGCATGGGAAGAGGATACAGAGTCATGGCGAAATTTCTGGATAAATGAAAGAAATTATACAACTGAAGGACGCATCCTCCGGAATGTAGGAACCCAAATCCCTAGCGGATTTCGATTTATTGAAGATTACAGCTACAATAATCAGGGAGAGGAGCTTTTGTACCAGAGCTTTTCTCAGGCACCCGGATCGAGCAATGTAATAGCAGAAGAAAGACGAGAAAGCTTATTCGATACGGATAATAATTTGATCCTCCGAGAATCCTTTTCCTGGAATCCGGATTCGTCTAGTTGGATGCTAGAGAATAAGGATGAATATACCTATGATCAAAACTCACGGGAAATCCGGAAGGTGGAATACAGAAGCAATTTCGGAAATAGCCCCCTTCGTCTGGAGAGAGTTTATGAGCGGGAATACACCCTTGAAGGGGAATTGGCCCAATTGCAGAATTTTACTTATGATGATCAGCAAAACATACGAGATGGCATGCGATTCTCCTATGAATATGATACAGAAGGTCGAAGAATTGCAAATATCGTCTGGCGCTGGGATAGAGAACTTGAGGAATTTCACCCAAGTCGTAAGAATGAAAATCCCTATAATGATGAGGGTTCAGTCGAGTATTATGCTGCCTTTGACTGGGACAGAGTAGAAGAAAAATGGGTGGGATTTTCCATGGTCGGATTTACCAATGATCCCCAAGCTCCAATAGGCCGCCTATTCCGGGGAATCTGGAATCCCATTTCCGAAAGCTGGTTTATCAACCAGATCACTTATACCTATAGAGGATCCTGCAGACAAGAAGAGGCTTTACGGGCCCCGACTTCTGAGTTGAGTTTTTATCCCAATCCCGTTCAGGATGGAAAACTATCCCTGGATATGCCTTTTGACAAAAGTTATGATTTTGAACTCATGGATCTTCAGGGAAGAATAATCAAGGAAGGAGCTGTTAAAGGTCCCTTTGCGATCATAGACTTGGACAAGGCTTCTACCGGGGTTTATCTGATTCGCTTCAGAAGCGGAGAAGAAGAAATTCTGGAAAGGATCATGATTCAAAATCCTTAG
- a CDS encoding DUF1080 domain-containing protein, whose protein sequence is MFTTHSQKIIQWGMLFSLSLLLSCSPAKKETSKEAPSQTSTNEAYALFDGKSLMGWEGPEEFFRIEAEAIIAGSLEKEIPSNLFMCTEKEFEDFDLSLKVKFQPYKNNGGIQIRSERIPNDHEVIGYQVDVGYAGETPVWASVYDESRRNKFIAEADADQILALLKKDDFNEYRILCQGPSLKVWFNGEQVIDYMEEEEGIARSGKICVQIHGGSPAEASYKDIMIKEL, encoded by the coding sequence ATGTTTACTACTCACTCACAAAAAATCATCCAATGGGGAATGCTTTTCTCCCTATCTCTTTTACTTTCCTGTTCTCCTGCGAAAAAAGAAACAAGTAAAGAAGCCCCTTCGCAAACATCAACAAATGAAGCCTATGCGCTTTTCGATGGAAAGAGCCTAATGGGTTGGGAAGGACCCGAAGAGTTTTTTCGTATTGAAGCCGAAGCGATCATTGCCGGAAGTCTGGAAAAAGAAATTCCCAGCAATCTTTTCATGTGTACGGAAAAGGAGTTCGAAGACTTTGACCTGAGCCTTAAGGTGAAGTTTCAACCCTATAAAAATAATGGAGGAATTCAGATTCGCAGCGAACGTATCCCCAATGATCATGAGGTGATTGGCTATCAGGTGGATGTGGGTTATGCGGGAGAAACCCCCGTCTGGGCCTCGGTTTATGATGAGTCCCGCCGAAATAAATTTATTGCTGAAGCAGACGCTGATCAGATTTTAGCCCTCCTGAAAAAAGATGATTTTAATGAATACCGTATCCTTTGTCAGGGACCGAGTCTGAAGGTTTGGTTCAATGGAGAGCAAGTGATTGATTATATGGAAGAGGAAGAAGGAATTGCGCGTAGCGGAAAAATCTGTGTACAGATACATGGAGGCTCTCCTGCTGAGGCCAGTTATAAAGATATTATGATCAAGGAATTGTGA